The following nucleotide sequence is from candidate division WOR-3 bacterium.
CCATTTATCCTTTAAAATTTCCTTTAAATTTTTAACTTTTATAACTTTAAATTTTAAAACAGGAAAGGGAAAGGATTTCAAACCTGATTTTTCAAGCTCATTAGCAAAATAAAGAGCTTCAGGCATTGGCCTTACAACACAGAATATATTTTTCCCGAAATTCTTATCCCTTACATAATAACTTAATTTTAATAAATTATTAAAATTAAATTTACTTAAGATATTTTTCAAACCCTTCAAACCATCAAGAATAAAAAGTGAATTCTTTTTATTTAAATTTACTTGAATTTTTTCCCATTTGGAAAAGGGTGAAGCCCATAATATAAAAGGTGGTTTTTTTTCCTCATAATAAATATTCTTATAGTTCTTTAAAAATTGCCATATTTCAGGAAAAAGAGTAAAGGTATTTGTATTCAAAACTAAAAGGGTGCTATGAGAAGATTTTTTCATAAACCTTTTTAACAAGTTCTTCCTTTGTTTTCCCCTTTTCTTTAATTTTTATAAATTCTTTACCCTTTTTATATTTAAGAATTAAATTGATTTCTCCATTATCAATAAAGGCATAGGCTCCAAAAGGGACTGAACACCCTATGGAAAGTTTTGAAAGAATTTCCCTTTCTGTTTCTACTTCAATAAAAGTTTTCTCATCATTTATTTCTTTTAAAACATCTCTGTAAATAAAATCTTTTTTAGACTCAATACATATCGCCCCCTGCCCAGGTGAAGGAGGAAATTCCTCAATATCAAGTCTTACATAAGGAACATTAAGATTTAATCTTTTTATAGCTACTTCAGATATAATTATTGCATCATATTCACCCCTTTCCCATTTTTTTATTCTTGTATCAATGTTTCCCCTTAAATCCTTGATAATTAAATCAGCTCTTTTTTCAAGTAAAAATTCCCTTCTCCTTATACTACTTGTTCCAACAACTGCTCCTTCCTTCAACTCATATATTGAACTCACATTGGAAATAATAACATCAAAGGGACTTTCCCTTTTTAAATAACAGGAGATCTCCAAACCTTCTTCTAATCGAGTTGGGACATCCTTTGCACTGTGAACACCAATATCAATCTCTCCTTCTAAAATTTTTCTTTCAATTTCCTTAACAAAAATACCTACTCCGCTTATTTTAAAAAGGGGTTTATCCCTTTCTCTGTCTCCTTTTGTTGTAACAGGAACAAATTCTGTTTTAAATCCCTTTTTATTTAAAATTTCCAAAACTTTTTTTGCCTGAGTAAAACTGAGCTTTGACCCTCTTGCACCAACCCTTATTACTTTATCCAACTTTCTATTATCTCCTCAATATCCTTTCCACTTCTTAAAGACTTTAATATAGGGTATAAAAGGAATTTTTTAATTTTTGTCTTATCCTCAATATTACTTATTCTCTTATCAACATAATTAAATAATTTCAAAATCTTTTCCTCCCTTATTAACCACTTTTCAAATTTTTCACTTTCCCTTTTTGCTCTGAACCTTATATAGGAAAGCATCTCCTCCTTTTCCTTAACTCTCTCTTCTATTATCTTTTTAAATTCATCTATCTGATGGAATTCAATACCTTTTATATTTTTAATTTCAGGGTCAACATTCCTCGGAAAGCCAAGATCTATTATAAGTTTTGGTCTTTCTTTACTTTTTTCTAAAAAGTCTCTATCAAGTAAATATCCATCGCTTTCTGTTGCAAATATAACAGCATCGTAATGTTTTACATAAAAAGGAAGAGTTTCCTTTGAATATAAAATTGTATCAATATTCGCATGTTCCTTTAAAAATTGTGCTCTCTCTTTACTTTTGGTAGCAACATGAAAGGGGATTCCTTCTTTTCTCAAATACATTGCAATTCCTGCTCCCATTTCACCTGTTCCAACAATTAAAATCTTTAAATCCTTTTCTTCTCCATTTAAGTCTTTTAAATACAAGGAAACAATTCTTGGTATTGAAAGGGAACCTTTTTGAATTTCCGATTCCTCCCTTATCTTTTTTGAAACAAAAATTGCTCTTTCAAAAGCCTTACCAAGGAACTTTTTTACCCATCCTTTTTTCTTTGCCTCTTCAAAAGCCCTTTTAACCTGTCCCTGAACCTCAGGTTCACCAATTGCAGGGGAATCTGCCCCACTTGCAACAATAACAATATGCTCAAAAATATCCTTTGGTGAATCAAGTATTTCCGCGTAATTTTTAAATTCAGAGGGCAAAAATTCCTTCAGTAATTTTACCTTTTTGGATTTATCTATCCTTAAATAAAGTTCTACCCGGTAACAAGTAGCGAGTAATAATTTTTCAAAAATATAATCATTTATTTCATTGAGTTTATTTTCAAAAAATTTAAAAACTTCTTCTCTTACTTCACTGGGTGCTTTCTTGTGGGTAAATAAAATGGCAATTATCATTTTATATAGAAATTTTAAAATAAAAAGAGTTAAAATTCAAAAGAATGAAAATTTTTATTGATAATAAACAATTTGAAGTTAACCCTCAAAAAACTGTCTTACAGATTTTAAAGGAAAATGGATTTGATATTCCTTATTATTGCTTTCACCCTAACTTAAGAATTACTGCTTCCTGCAGAGTCTGTATGGTAGAAGTTGAATTAAAGGGCAAAAGATTTCTTGTAACAAGCTGCTCCACCTATCCACAGGAGGAAATGAAAATCTTTCCCTATTCCGAAAAATCAAAAGAAGCAAGGGCTAATATCTTAGAATTTATGCTTATACACCACCCAATAGATTGTCCCTT
It contains:
- the hemC gene encoding hydroxymethylbilane synthase, translating into MDKVIRVGARGSKLSFTQAKKVLEILNKKGFKTEFVPVTTKGDRERDKPLFKISGVGIFVKEIERKILEGEIDIGVHSAKDVPTRLEEGLEISCYLKRESPFDVIISNVSSIYELKEGAVVGTSSIRRREFLLEKRADLIIKDLRGNIDTRIKKWERGEYDAIIISEVAIKRLNLNVPYVRLDIEEFPPSPGQGAICIESKKDFIYRDVLKEINDEKTFIEVETEREILSKLSIGCSVPFGAYAFIDNGEINLILKYKKGKEFIKIKEKGKTKEELVKKVYEKIFS